The Paenibacillus polymyxa M1 DNA segment GTTAGTCTCCAAAAGATTTTATAGCATTACACAAGGATACGCTCAAGCTTGTCATGCCAGTCTGCATAAATCGAACAAGTCCTTCATAGACATGTACTAATTCATTTAAAACATGTGCTGAAGGGGTTGATGACATGCGCCGGATTTCATGGATGCTTGCCATGGTCATGTGTGTAACGTTGCTGCTGGCCGGGTGCGGCAAGAAGAGCGCAGACGATGTGGTTAAAGATTTGAGTGACGTGGTGAGCGACCTGAACAGCTACCACGGTACAGCTTTGATGACGCTGCATACCGGCGACACGCCGCAGGAATACAAGGTCGATATTTCCTACCGCAAGCCGTCCTATTACCGCATTGCCATGACGAACGAGAAAAAGGATGTTACACAAATTGTGCTTCGTAATGATGAGGGTGTATTTGTACTGACCCCCAGCCTGAACAAGAGTTTCCGTTTCAAAAGCGACTGGCCAAACAATCAGGGTCAGGTATATTTATATGAAACGCTGGTTCGCAGCATTATCGGTGATGCCTCCCGTCAGCTGGCTACCGATGATAAATCCTATGTGTTTGATGTGGCCGCGAACTACAACAGTCATGCGCTGGTAAGGCAAAAGATTTGGCTATCCAAAAACAACTATGCCCCTACTCAGGTACAGGTATCTGATGCGAATGCCAAGGTGGTTGTCGATCTGAAATTCGATCAATTCGCTTTTGATACGAAGTTTGACAAAGATTCCTTTGATATGGAACGGAATATGGCTTCCGGAAAAACGAGTGCTGGTAGCGAGGGATCGCCATCTTCAGGGGCAGTCGATTCCAGCGGTTTGCCCGATTCTTCCGGTACGTTAGAAGGGACGACTGGCGTGACATCCAGTGGATCTGGACAAGAGCAGGGAACCGTAGGCAACGATGTTCAGCAACCGTCTGGTGAAGCGAAGAGCGACGGAGCTGTCACAGGCGATACGTCCAAGCCGGAAGCAGCAGCTAACGCAGAGGCGCAGCAACAAACACCGAGCACAGCGGATGGTGCAACCGGAACGTCAGCAGGAACGGATGCCGCAGAAGCTGTATTGGGTGAATTCGGCTTGATTGAACCGTCCTACACGCCAGCCGGAGTACAGATTAAGGATACGCCGGAGTTGGAGGATAATGGTACACATGCAGTGATGCTGCGGTATAGCGGAACGTATAACTATACCATTGTGGAGGCGCGTCCAAAAGATCGGGCGGTCGCACTTTCCGCAGGAGAACTGGTTGATATTGGAGGAAGCTTTGCTGTGCTGACAGGAAGCGAACAGCAGACGATGACCTGGATGAATGATGGAATAGAGTTCAGAATCACCAGTGCTGACCTGCCTGTGAGCGAAATGATACAAATTGCCGCTTCTATACAGGATCAATCGGGTAAATAAAATTTTATAGACGGATGCAGACGGTCTAGAGTGTAAAATGCTCTGCTGCCGCCCGTATCCGTCTTTTTATTCATTCGCAGTCTAAGATGTGCATCGCTTGTATATCCTGTTCTATTGTAGATATGGTAGAGGAGGCTGGCAAAGTCCCCCTGCCATTGACAGCCACGTCTCTGAACATTACCATTAACCTTTGGAAGCAAGGAATTTGCTACATTCGAATGGTAAAAGGTTATGTTAGAGGCTAACAATTGAAGAAGGTGACTGGATTTTGCAAGCACAATACAGATCGACCCGGGCCGAAATCAACCTGGATCACCTTGGCGCCAACTATGAAGCCTTTCGCAAGGTATTGCCTGCGGATAAGCTGATACTGGTCTGTGTCAAGGCTAATGCCTACGGGCACGGTGCCGTAGAAATTTCAAAGGAAATGGAACGCCTTGGTGCGGATTATTTGAGCGTCGCTTTTCTGGATGAGGCTCTTGAGCTTCGTCATGCGGGGATTGAACTGCCGATCCTTGTACTCGGCTATACCTCGCCTGAAGCTGTCCAAACAGCTTGGGAGCATGATATCTCATTGACTGTGTTTAGTGAGGAAGTGCTGGAAGGTATCCGCAGATTGGACCGCCAAGGAAGCGAACGCAAGCTGAAGGTGCACATCAAAATAGACAGCGGCATGGGAAGACTCGGTTTGCTGCCTGGAGAAGCGGCTTTGGCTTTTGTCCGGCAGGCTCACGAATTAGAGCAGGTGCTGCTGGAAGGCATGTACACCCATTTTGCCCGCGCGGATGAAGAAGATAAAAGCTATACACTGCTACAATATGATCGGTTTCGGGGCGTGGCGGATGCGCTAAGGGAACAAGGTATTACTATTCCCATTATACATACGGGCAACAGCGCGGCCACCATTGATACCCCTTCCCTTTCCCCCAATATGGTGCGGATTGGCATCAGTATATACGGTTTGTATCCGTCTGATGAGGTTAACCGGCAAGTCATTGAACTGTTGCCTGTATTGTCATTAAAGACGGCGGTGGTTTATACCAAGACGCTTCCTCCTGGATGGGGAGTTAGTTATGGTACCCGGTATGTGACCTCTAGTGAAGAGCGGATCGGCACACTGCCAATCGGTTATGCGGATGGATATTCTCGCATGCTAAGTGGGAAGGTTGAAGTGTTGATACGCGGTCGTCGCGTCCCTGTACTCGGTACGATCTGCATGGACCAGTGTATGGTATCCTTA contains these protein-coding regions:
- a CDS encoding outer membrane lipoprotein-sorting protein encodes the protein MRRISWMLAMVMCVTLLLAGCGKKSADDVVKDLSDVVSDLNSYHGTALMTLHTGDTPQEYKVDISYRKPSYYRIAMTNEKKDVTQIVLRNDEGVFVLTPSLNKSFRFKSDWPNNQGQVYLYETLVRSIIGDASRQLATDDKSYVFDVAANYNSHALVRQKIWLSKNNYAPTQVQVSDANAKVVVDLKFDQFAFDTKFDKDSFDMERNMASGKTSAGSEGSPSSGAVDSSGLPDSSGTLEGTTGVTSSGSGQEQGTVGNDVQQPSGEAKSDGAVTGDTSKPEAAANAEAQQQTPSTADGATGTSAGTDAAEAVLGEFGLIEPSYTPAGVQIKDTPELEDNGTHAVMLRYSGTYNYTIVEARPKDRAVALSAGELVDIGGSFAVLTGSEQQTMTWMNDGIEFRITSADLPVSEMIQIAASIQDQSGK
- the alr gene encoding alanine racemase, translated to MQAQYRSTRAEINLDHLGANYEAFRKVLPADKLILVCVKANAYGHGAVEISKEMERLGADYLSVAFLDEALELRHAGIELPILVLGYTSPEAVQTAWEHDISLTVFSEEVLEGIRRLDRQGSERKLKVHIKIDSGMGRLGLLPGEAALAFVRQAHELEQVLLEGMYTHFARADEEDKSYTLLQYDRFRGVADALREQGITIPIIHTGNSAATIDTPSLSPNMVRIGISIYGLYPSDEVNRQVIELLPVLSLKTAVVYTKTLPPGWGVSYGTRYVTSSEERIGTLPIGYADGYSRMLSGKVEVLIRGRRVPVLGTICMDQCMVSLQSFAEDAEEIQTGEEVVLIGQQSGEIIAADELASKLGTIHYEVICMIADRVPRVYMRDHVPVVRVNSLLPTHWN